A single window of Variovorax sp. RA8 DNA harbors:
- a CDS encoding Tn3-like element IS1071 family transposase, with the protein MQGWHTTFLGMRGLPRDISDFEMKAFFTFDGAERDAINARRGDSHKLGLALHIGFLRMSGRLLGAFRVIPVALWRHLGNELGIAAPEVASLRAMYERGRTLFDHQQVACTVLGFQWMSEHQRRSLVRELRDEVARCADRDQLLVRARQWLYKNKLVIVHERAIRTLIAAALAQLEVETGTAIAASVDPATLDRWRASVSELRPDGQTQQSWLWAAPAKHSTRQISEVLERIDLLYTLDVHKHLADIPDLILRRYARRLVSRPPSAGAKIKEPARTVEVACFLRYCLFTTTDQLILMVQRRIADLWRQAAADVPATVNWAAMYKTLLGELVALSAQGAVPDAELRARLEALITETQKRKPPSRASLVREGLIDGIRPVRSLLVAIAKLPWQATGEHPAIEYLAKLQALYLKGSRKLPVEVVAPSLGMIWQVSISSPDRERAFQALEVATLFALRRAVRNGSVWIEHSLSFRGRARLFFTDERWQAESKKHYARLSLPSKAATFLKPLLARVTAGVDAVAAAARSGVLRVDDELHLSPLPAEDEDPEVTKLRAALDHRIGEVQLPEVILAVDAQVRFSWIMLGREPRSTDELLMVYAGIMAHGTSLTAVECARMIPQLSATSIRQAMRWARDERRLSQACQAVLEFMQRHPIAATWGRSDLASSDMMTMETTKRVWQARLDPRRNTPSIGIYSHVKDRWGIFHAQPFVLNERQAGVAIEGVIRQEKLETSQLAVDTHGYTDFAMSHARLLGFDLCPRLKELKQRHLFVPRGTKVPAEIAAVCEANVDVALIEKHWDSLVHLAASVMSGHASAVAALARFGSAAQGDPIYEAGVQLGRLLRTAFLADYFVKDAFRNELRRVLNRGEAVNALKRAIYTGRISPAQAKRVDEMQAVADALSLMANIVMAWNTSQMQAVLDRWSNRRQVIPPELIGKIAPTRLESINLRGVFRFPVDRYADQILPSRPNASITGTNG; encoded by the coding sequence ATGCAGGGTTGGCACACAACGTTTTTGGGGATGCGTGGGCTCCCCCGCGATATCAGCGACTTCGAGATGAAGGCATTTTTCACCTTCGATGGTGCCGAGCGCGACGCAATCAATGCACGCCGAGGTGATTCCCACAAGCTTGGTCTGGCGCTCCATATTGGTTTCCTGCGCATGAGTGGGCGTTTGCTCGGTGCCTTTCGGGTAATTCCAGTAGCCTTGTGGCGCCACCTTGGCAACGAGCTTGGCATTGCAGCACCAGAAGTCGCCTCGCTGAGAGCCATGTATGAACGCGGGCGCACGCTATTCGATCACCAACAAGTAGCCTGCACGGTCCTTGGATTCCAGTGGATGAGCGAGCACCAGCGCCGCTCACTGGTACGTGAACTGCGCGACGAAGTGGCGCGCTGCGCCGACCGCGATCAGCTACTCGTGCGGGCGCGTCAATGGCTGTACAAGAACAAGCTGGTGATCGTGCACGAGCGGGCAATTCGGACACTGATTGCGGCGGCACTTGCCCAGCTTGAAGTTGAAACAGGCACCGCCATCGCCGCCAGCGTTGATCCAGCAACACTTGATCGCTGGCGAGCCTCAGTTTCAGAGCTGCGCCCAGATGGACAAACCCAGCAGAGTTGGCTATGGGCTGCACCGGCGAAACACTCAACCCGCCAAATCAGCGAGGTACTGGAGCGCATCGACCTGCTTTACACGCTGGACGTTCATAAGCACCTGGCAGACATCCCCGATCTCATCTTGCGCCGCTACGCGCGCCGACTTGTCTCCAGGCCGCCCTCAGCCGGAGCCAAGATCAAAGAGCCAGCGCGCACCGTGGAGGTCGCATGCTTTCTTCGGTATTGCCTGTTCACCACCACAGACCAGTTGATCCTTATGGTGCAGCGCCGGATCGCCGATCTGTGGCGTCAGGCTGCCGCCGATGTCCCCGCTACCGTCAATTGGGCCGCAATGTACAAAACGCTGCTCGGCGAACTTGTTGCCTTGAGCGCGCAAGGTGCGGTGCCAGATGCTGAGTTGCGTGCCCGTCTTGAAGCCTTGATCACCGAAACCCAGAAACGCAAACCACCGAGCAGGGCCTCCCTGGTCCGCGAGGGATTGATTGATGGAATTCGCCCCGTGCGGTCGTTGCTCGTCGCCATTGCAAAGCTGCCCTGGCAGGCCACCGGCGAGCATCCTGCCATCGAGTACCTTGCCAAGCTGCAAGCTTTATATCTCAAAGGATCCAGAAAGCTGCCAGTTGAAGTGGTGGCACCAAGTCTGGGAATGATCTGGCAGGTTTCGATCTCCAGCCCAGACCGGGAACGGGCGTTTCAGGCGTTGGAGGTGGCCACCCTGTTTGCCCTGCGCCGCGCGGTGCGCAATGGCTCGGTCTGGATTGAGCACAGCCTGAGCTTTCGGGGTCGTGCGCGCTTGTTCTTCACGGACGAGCGTTGGCAGGCAGAGTCCAAGAAACACTATGCCCGTCTATCGTTACCCAGCAAGGCTGCCACTTTCTTGAAGCCTTTGCTGGCCAGAGTAACTGCCGGTGTCGATGCGGTGGCCGCTGCAGCCCGCAGTGGCGTACTGCGCGTGGATGATGAACTCCATTTGTCGCCATTGCCCGCAGAGGACGAAGACCCAGAAGTGACCAAGCTGCGCGCGGCTTTGGATCACCGCATCGGTGAGGTTCAATTGCCGGAAGTGATTCTGGCCGTTGACGCCCAGGTGCGCTTTAGCTGGATCATGCTCGGACGTGAGCCGCGCTCTACCGACGAGCTGCTGATGGTCTATGCCGGCATCATGGCCCACGGCACCAGTCTGACTGCGGTCGAATGCGCGCGCATGATTCCGCAATTGTCTGCCACCAGCATTCGCCAGGCCATGCGCTGGGCGCGGGACGAACGGCGTCTGAGCCAGGCCTGCCAGGCTGTGCTGGAATTCATGCAGCGACACCCGATTGCCGCCACCTGGGGGCGGTCCGATTTGGCATCTTCTGACATGATGACCATGGAGACCACCAAACGGGTGTGGCAAGCCCGGCTTGATCCTCGGCGCAACACACCTTCCATTGGAATCTACTCCCATGTAAAAGACCGGTGGGGCATCTTCCATGCGCAGCCCTTTGTGCTCAATGAGCGCCAGGCGGGCGTGGCCATTGAAGGTGTCATCCGCCAAGAAAAGCTGGAGACCAGCCAGCTTGCTGTGGATACCCATGGCTACACCGACTTTGCCATGTCACATGCCCGTTTGCTTGGTTTTGATCTTTGCCCGCGGTTGAAGGAACTCAAACAGCGCCACCTCTTTGTGCCACGCGGCACCAAAGTGCCCGCAGAAATCGCTGCGGTGTGCGAAGCCAATGTCGACGTCGCTTTGATCGAAAAGCATTGGGATAGTCTGGTGCACCTGGCAGCCTCGGTCATGAGCGGACATGCCAGTGCGGTGGCAGCTCTTGCGCGGTTCGGTTCTGCCGCCCAGGGCGATCCAATCTATGAGGCTGGCGTGCAATTGGGGCGGTTGCTGCGTACGGCGTTTTTGGCTGACTACTTTGTCAAGGACGCTTTCAGGAACGAGTTGCGCCGGGTGCTCAATCGGGGCGAGGCTGTTAACGCCCTCAAGCGCGCCATTTATACCGGCCGGATCAGCCCGGCGCAGGCCAAACGTGTCGATGAAATGCAGGCTGTGGCCGATGCGTTGAGCCTGATGGCCAACATCGTGATGGCGTGGAATACCTCACAGATGCAGGCGGTCCTGGATCGCTGGTCGAACCGCCGCCAGGTCATTCCACCGGAACTGATCGGGAAGATTGCGCCCACCAGGCTGGAGAGCATCAACTTGCGGGGTGTGTTTCGCTTCCCGGTTGACCGCTATGCTGACCAAATCCTGCCTTCGCGGCCAAATGCATCGATAACTGGCACCAATGGATGA
- a CDS encoding DUF6036 family nucleotidyltransferase: MNHATAELAAALSTMLNRIDATLRENGYAGEPIIMYLAGGLAVNFYCGSRFTADVDASFSRRVTLDPNDLIVDFADASGKPMQLYFDATYSPTLGPMHEDYEDDAREWDGIGNERRLIKLKVLSPLDLAVSKLGRFEGNDRGDILELARHEYFTADEFRERAESAASYFVGNVRRLQTNINLVCKDIADLEPPPVAGPGIR; this comes from the coding sequence ATGAATCACGCCACCGCTGAGCTTGCTGCGGCACTATCGACCATGCTCAATAGGATCGATGCCACGCTTCGGGAAAACGGCTATGCGGGAGAGCCGATCATCATGTACCTGGCGGGTGGCCTGGCTGTGAACTTCTACTGCGGAAGTCGCTTCACTGCGGACGTGGACGCCAGCTTTTCTCGCAGGGTGACGCTGGATCCCAATGACCTGATCGTCGATTTTGCAGACGCCTCGGGCAAGCCAATGCAGCTCTACTTCGACGCGACCTACTCTCCCACGCTCGGCCCAATGCATGAGGACTACGAGGATGACGCGCGAGAGTGGGATGGCATAGGCAACGAGCGGCGTCTCATCAAGCTGAAGGTGTTGTCGCCGCTGGACCTTGCCGTCTCGAAGCTGGGCCGGTTCGAAGGCAATGATCGGGGTGACATCCTTGAACTCGCCAGGCATGAGTACTTCACCGCGGACGAGTTTCGCGAGCGTGCTGAATCAGCTGCCAGCTACTTCGTCGGGAATGTTAGGCGACTGCAGACAAACATCAACCTCGTGTGCAAGGACATCGCTGACCTCGAGCCGCCGCCCGTGGCAGGGCCTGGAATCAGGTAG
- a CDS encoding DUF262 domain-containing protein, translating into MTTRTMPRPGITPHIAPMTISALINDLKQFDPDKSQRDRYVMGLPLAPWQREFKWSDDQARRFIHSAWTGVHLGTYVVTEFELRPEIDGFRGIEFMPLSNCVIDGQQRLKALEMFLTDQLAVADSEGRLTLWSEVDARDRRRFQNTIFSRGIIRERDETKLRATYDLMNFGGSPHLESERAMPQPRLVRVGNEFFVDRSDTASLTAAQEQARHEAVFRYSQSRSPAAELVRARLDGADAGIDDDVAGEEAPDAPRPR; encoded by the coding sequence ATGACGACTCGAACCATGCCCCGTCCGGGCATTACGCCGCACATCGCGCCAATGACGATCAGCGCGCTGATCAATGACCTCAAGCAATTCGACCCGGACAAGTCTCAGCGAGACCGCTACGTGATGGGGCTGCCGCTCGCGCCATGGCAACGCGAGTTCAAGTGGTCCGACGACCAGGCCCGTCGCTTCATTCACAGCGCCTGGACCGGTGTGCACCTCGGAACCTACGTGGTGACCGAGTTCGAGCTGCGGCCGGAGATCGACGGCTTTCGCGGCATCGAGTTCATGCCCCTGTCCAACTGCGTGATCGACGGCCAGCAGCGGCTCAAGGCGCTGGAGATGTTCCTCACCGACCAGCTCGCCGTTGCCGACAGCGAAGGCAGGCTCACGCTGTGGTCGGAGGTCGATGCGCGCGATCGTCGGCGATTCCAGAACACGATCTTCTCGCGCGGCATCATTCGCGAGCGCGACGAGACGAAGTTGCGTGCGACCTACGATCTCATGAATTTCGGGGGAAGTCCCCATCTCGAGTCCGAGCGAGCCATGCCTCAACCGCGCCTGGTGCGAGTAGGCAATGAGTTCTTCGTGGATCGTTCCGACACGGCTAGCCTCACGGCCGCCCAGGAGCAAGCGCGGCACGAGGCGGTCTTCAGGTATTCGCAAAGCCGCTCACCGGCGGCCGAGCTCGTCCGGGCGCGCCTCGACGGCGCCGACGCGGGTATTGACGATGACGTGGCCGGGGAGGAAGCCCCGGATGCCCCGCGCCCGCGCTGA
- a CDS encoding SOS response-associated peptidase family protein produces MCYSALIKADFTRFIRQFGGDLKLEEFAKIYFERRTNPRIKIPKVIDAAFHAPQSDAEREIKALIDEFNTQQATKLEQELFKQRKRLADAERTLQTKVTKKAIDDVRIATDKIEWAKGKLADLSRVEPKERDARIFPGVYAPVIVWEDGKRVMKPMRYQCRPAGKPANYDTRYPGSYNARSDNLEGGFWGNVFGFSHGIMVVNAFYENVDRDGTNTVLEFRPRPQQDMLVACLWSHWRGSGDEPDLLSFAAITDEPPPEVAAAGHDRCIVPIKPENVDAWLQPDPKDLAAQYAILEDRARPYYEHRLAA; encoded by the coding sequence ATGTGCTACTCCGCCCTGATCAAGGCCGACTTCACGCGGTTCATCCGCCAGTTCGGCGGCGACCTCAAGCTCGAAGAGTTCGCGAAGATCTACTTCGAGCGGCGCACCAACCCAAGGATCAAGATCCCCAAGGTGATTGATGCGGCGTTCCACGCGCCGCAGTCCGACGCCGAGCGCGAGATCAAGGCCCTGATCGACGAGTTCAACACGCAGCAGGCCACCAAACTCGAGCAGGAACTCTTTAAGCAGCGCAAGCGCCTGGCCGACGCCGAGCGCACCCTGCAGACCAAGGTCACCAAGAAGGCAATCGACGATGTCCGCATTGCCACGGACAAGATCGAGTGGGCCAAGGGCAAGCTCGCGGACCTGAGCCGCGTGGAGCCGAAGGAGCGGGATGCCAGGATCTTCCCCGGTGTCTACGCACCGGTGATCGTCTGGGAGGACGGCAAGCGCGTCATGAAGCCGATGCGGTACCAGTGCCGGCCGGCCGGGAAGCCGGCCAACTACGACACCAGGTACCCCGGCAGTTACAACGCGAGGTCCGACAATTTGGAGGGCGGCTTCTGGGGGAACGTGTTCGGCTTCTCACATGGCATCATGGTCGTGAACGCCTTCTACGAGAACGTGGATCGCGACGGGACGAACACGGTGCTGGAGTTCCGGCCGCGGCCGCAGCAGGACATGCTGGTGGCTTGCCTATGGTCGCACTGGCGGGGCTCGGGCGATGAGCCGGACCTGCTCTCGTTCGCAGCGATCACCGACGAGCCGCCCCCCGAGGTGGCCGCTGCTGGCCATGACAGGTGCATCGTCCCTATCAAGCCCGAGAACGTCGACGCCTGGCTTCAGCCTGACCCGAAGGATCTCGCCGCGCAGTACGCGATTCTTGAGGACCGTGCCCGGCCCTACTACGAGCATCGGCTGGCTGCGTGA
- a CDS encoding Fic family protein encodes MATNSTAPVQQMPTPAQRRLAVALQMLHTLQEGGTHVFHTGQFSRLEREALLQAGYLQLVIQGWYMSASPAAKAGDTTPWIAAMKDFIAAYCDARFGTEWCVSADYSLRLHAGTTLLPKQVVVHARQGKNGVVALPDGFSLMDYQARDFPSADRRDIAGGVRTMTLEQALLKVPENFFRASPQDAQIALLSITDASELSRLLADGNHGTIAGRLAGAFLAVGREAIANDIVGFMRALGNQVTVVNPFSAPPPIVLGGRIESPHVSRLRLMWSAMRGDVASSFPEEPGLPMDVPAFMKAVEEVYVTDAYHSLSIEGYRVTPELIRRVASGEWNDERHEEDRRSRDAMAARGYWLAHNEVNQSILQIFEGANPGEVLKRDHGGWFRAMFSPSVTAGVLAAADLAGYRGHQVYIRNAAHVPPSREAVRDMMPVFFELLRDEPLASVRAVLGHFMFVFIHPYMDGNGRIGRFIMNSMLASGGFPWTVLRLEDRDRYMDALNSASRDGDIKPFAKFVAQSLRNAAEANTDAQLARDVSREDSDEEDASRPRG; translated from the coding sequence ATGGCCACGAACTCGACCGCTCCCGTGCAGCAGATGCCGACTCCGGCGCAGCGGCGCTTGGCTGTCGCCCTGCAGATGCTCCATACCCTCCAAGAGGGCGGCACCCATGTTTTCCACACGGGCCAGTTCTCACGCCTGGAGCGTGAGGCTCTGCTTCAGGCCGGCTATCTTCAACTCGTGATTCAGGGCTGGTACATGTCCGCCAGCCCTGCTGCCAAGGCCGGAGACACGACCCCTTGGATCGCCGCGATGAAGGACTTCATTGCGGCGTACTGCGATGCACGCTTTGGAACCGAGTGGTGCGTGTCTGCCGACTACTCCTTGCGGTTGCACGCCGGAACGACGTTGCTCCCCAAACAGGTCGTGGTGCACGCGCGGCAGGGCAAGAACGGAGTGGTCGCTCTGCCAGATGGGTTCTCCCTGATGGACTACCAGGCAAGGGACTTTCCCTCGGCTGACAGACGTGACATCGCCGGCGGGGTCCGCACCATGACGCTGGAGCAGGCGCTTCTAAAGGTACCGGAGAACTTCTTCAGGGCATCGCCACAGGATGCCCAGATCGCTTTGCTTTCCATCACCGATGCATCGGAACTCAGCCGCCTGCTCGCCGACGGCAATCACGGCACGATCGCCGGGCGGCTTGCCGGGGCCTTTCTTGCGGTTGGCCGGGAGGCGATCGCGAACGACATCGTTGGATTCATGAGAGCGTTGGGCAATCAGGTCACGGTGGTCAACCCCTTTTCCGCCCCTCCGCCGATAGTTCTTGGCGGGCGCATCGAGTCGCCACATGTCTCCAGGTTGCGCCTGATGTGGAGCGCGATGCGTGGTGATGTTGCCAGCTCATTCCCAGAAGAGCCGGGCCTGCCAATGGACGTTCCGGCCTTCATGAAGGCTGTCGAGGAGGTCTACGTGACCGATGCATATCACTCCCTCTCCATCGAAGGGTACCGGGTCACGCCCGAACTCATTCGGCGTGTTGCGAGCGGAGAATGGAACGATGAGCGTCACGAGGAAGATCGTCGGTCACGCGACGCAATGGCAGCTCGCGGATATTGGCTTGCACACAACGAGGTCAACCAGTCCATCCTGCAGATCTTCGAAGGGGCCAATCCTGGCGAAGTCTTGAAGCGTGATCACGGCGGCTGGTTCCGCGCGATGTTCTCACCGAGCGTGACAGCCGGTGTTCTGGCGGCTGCCGACCTGGCAGGGTATCGCGGCCATCAGGTCTACATCCGCAACGCGGCGCACGTCCCACCCTCTCGCGAAGCCGTGCGAGACATGATGCCGGTGTTCTTCGAGCTGCTTCGTGACGAACCGCTCGCTTCGGTGCGCGCGGTGTTGGGTCATTTCATGTTTGTGTTCATCCATCCGTATATGGACGGGAATGGCCGAATCGGTCGCTTCATCATGAACTCGATGCTCGCCTCCGGCGGATTCCCTTGGACGGTCCTGCGACTTGAAGATCGCGATAGGTACATGGACGCCCTGAACTCCGCGAGCCGCGATGGCGACATCAAGCCCTTTGCGAAATTTGTGGCTCAGAGCCTTAGGAACGCGGCGGAGGCAAATACCGACGCCCAACTGGCGAGAGACGTCTCGCGCGAGGACAGCGATGAGGAAGACGCGTCACGCCCCCGCGGCTGA
- a CDS encoding error-prone DNA polymerase produces the protein MHGPPPFAELHCRSNFTFLVGASQPEELVERAAAKLYSALALTDECSVSGVVRAHLAAREASLHFICGSEILLTTQSGHPHARIVFLAQNKLGWGNLCECITLARRRAAKGRYSALVTDVEGKNIQAPHLAGMPGCLALLLPERDATTESLFAQAMWLKTWFAGRAWLVAPRPLLMDDDLRIWIVQQVAERTGLRIVASSSPVMHTRKRKKVQDVLTAVRIGKTVATAGYALQVNAEAYLRGRAALMNQVPGEWMEETVRVASLCTFSLEELKYEYPREVVPEGETPASHLRKLTYEGAKRRYPNGLPEKVHKQIEHELKIIAQLEYESYFLTVADIVHWARDRNILCQGRGSAANSAVCYCLEVTNVDPDRMSVLFERFISVERREPPDIDVDFEHQRREEAMQYVYEKYGRDRAALTAVATTYRTKSALRDVGKAMGIDTDKVDRLAKTAYGTDEKWISEACLLENGIDPTDPAVVHWLTLADTIRGFPRHLSQHPGGFVIGRDKVSRLVPVENAAMDNRSIIQWDKDDLDSTGLIKVDVLALGMLTAIHRALDLAGAKAGGPPMRMQNVPAEDPATYEMICKADTVGVFQIESRAQMSMLPRMQPRCFYDLVIQVAIVRPGPIQGGMVHPYLRRRMGEEKLEYPSDEIRQATERTLGIPLFQEQVMAIAMVAADFTAGEADQLRRAMGAWRKRGGLEVHQRKLIDRMLTKGYSEDFAQRLAKQVEGFGSYGFPESHAASFAHLVYVSCWLKRHHPDAMLAGLLNSQPMGFYAPAQLVRDAREHGVVVRPVDVTISEWDSTLEEPTQGPASARWDSTYEEPLRAVRLGLGRIAGMREEAAQRIVAARSQQPFASVEDLAMRAQLDAHDLRCLSGADALLGLAGRRPDAVWAAKGVDTRPTKMLRQARTFEDPVDFAAPDEGSEIADDYGSVGLSLRKHPLALIRPKLAALGIKTSEELRVRAKNRQTVRASGLVTHRQRPSTANGVVFATLEDETGTVNIIVWQQVAEEQRTVLLGARLLSVEGTWQSEKGVQSLVATKLVDHTHLLGTLRTSSRDFR, from the coding sequence ATGCACGGACCGCCCCCATTTGCCGAGCTGCACTGCCGCTCGAACTTCACCTTCCTCGTCGGGGCATCGCAGCCCGAGGAACTGGTAGAGCGCGCTGCTGCCAAACTCTACTCCGCCCTTGCTCTCACCGATGAGTGCTCGGTCTCGGGCGTCGTGCGCGCGCACCTGGCCGCCCGGGAGGCCAGCCTGCACTTCATCTGCGGCAGCGAGATCCTGCTGACCACCCAGAGCGGGCACCCGCACGCCAGGATCGTGTTCCTGGCGCAGAACAAGCTCGGCTGGGGCAACCTCTGCGAGTGCATCACCCTTGCGCGCCGGCGGGCCGCCAAGGGCCGCTACAGCGCCCTGGTGACGGACGTGGAGGGCAAGAACATCCAGGCGCCGCACCTGGCCGGGATGCCGGGCTGCCTGGCGCTGCTGCTGCCCGAGCGGGACGCCACCACGGAGTCGCTCTTCGCCCAGGCCATGTGGCTGAAGACCTGGTTCGCGGGCCGCGCATGGCTCGTGGCGCCGCGCCCGCTCCTGATGGACGACGATCTGCGCATCTGGATCGTCCAGCAGGTCGCCGAGAGAACCGGTCTGCGAATCGTGGCCAGCTCCAGCCCGGTCATGCACACCCGCAAACGCAAGAAGGTCCAGGACGTGCTCACCGCAGTGCGCATCGGCAAGACCGTGGCGACCGCCGGCTACGCGCTGCAGGTCAATGCCGAGGCGTACCTGCGCGGCCGGGCGGCGCTGATGAACCAGGTGCCCGGCGAGTGGATGGAGGAGACCGTGCGTGTGGCGAGCCTGTGCACCTTCTCGCTGGAGGAGCTGAAGTACGAATACCCGCGCGAGGTCGTGCCTGAGGGCGAGACGCCGGCATCGCACCTGCGCAAGCTCACGTACGAGGGGGCCAAGCGCCGGTACCCGAACGGCCTGCCCGAGAAGGTGCACAAGCAGATCGAGCACGAGCTCAAGATCATTGCGCAGCTCGAATACGAGAGCTACTTCCTGACAGTTGCTGACATCGTGCACTGGGCGCGCGACCGCAACATCCTCTGCCAGGGGCGCGGCTCGGCCGCCAACAGCGCGGTGTGCTACTGCCTGGAGGTGACGAACGTCGATCCCGACCGCATGTCGGTGCTCTTCGAGCGCTTCATCTCGGTGGAGCGCAGGGAGCCGCCCGACATCGACGTCGACTTCGAGCACCAGCGGCGCGAGGAGGCGATGCAGTACGTCTACGAGAAGTACGGGCGCGATCGCGCGGCGCTCACGGCTGTGGCCACCACCTACCGCACGAAGTCGGCGCTGCGCGACGTGGGCAAGGCGATGGGGATCGATACGGACAAGGTCGACCGTCTGGCCAAGACCGCCTACGGGACCGACGAGAAGTGGATCAGCGAGGCGTGCCTGCTCGAAAACGGCATCGATCCGACCGACCCGGCGGTCGTGCACTGGCTGACGCTCGCCGACACGATCCGCGGCTTCCCCCGGCATCTGAGCCAGCACCCGGGCGGCTTCGTGATCGGCCGCGACAAGGTCAGCCGGCTGGTCCCGGTCGAGAACGCCGCGATGGACAACCGTTCCATCATCCAGTGGGACAAGGACGACCTCGATTCGACCGGGCTCATCAAGGTCGACGTCCTGGCGCTGGGCATGCTCACGGCGATCCACCGCGCGCTCGACCTCGCTGGCGCGAAGGCGGGCGGCCCGCCCATGCGCATGCAGAACGTGCCCGCCGAGGACCCAGCCACCTACGAGATGATCTGCAAAGCGGACACCGTGGGCGTGTTCCAGATCGAGAGCCGCGCGCAGATGAGCATGCTCCCGCGCATGCAGCCCCGGTGCTTCTACGACCTGGTCATCCAGGTCGCGATCGTCAGGCCCGGCCCGATCCAGGGCGGCATGGTGCACCCGTACCTGCGCCGGCGCATGGGTGAGGAGAAGCTGGAATACCCGAGCGACGAGATCCGCCAAGCCACCGAGCGCACGCTTGGCATCCCGCTCTTCCAGGAGCAGGTGATGGCCATCGCCATGGTCGCGGCCGACTTCACCGCCGGCGAGGCAGACCAGCTGCGCCGCGCAATGGGCGCCTGGCGAAAGCGCGGCGGCCTCGAGGTGCACCAGCGCAAGCTCATCGATCGGATGCTGACGAAGGGCTACTCCGAAGACTTCGCGCAGCGCCTGGCGAAGCAGGTCGAAGGATTCGGCAGCTACGGCTTCCCCGAGTCGCACGCGGCCAGCTTCGCCCACCTCGTCTACGTGAGCTGCTGGCTGAAGCGGCACCACCCGGACGCGATGCTCGCTGGACTCCTCAACTCGCAGCCGATGGGCTTCTACGCGCCAGCCCAGCTCGTGCGTGATGCGCGAGAGCATGGGGTCGTCGTGCGCCCGGTCGACGTGACGATCAGCGAATGGGACTCGACCCTCGAAGAGCCCACGCAAGGCCCGGCGTCGGCTCGCTGGGACAGCACTTACGAGGAGCCGCTGCGCGCCGTCCGCCTGGGCCTGGGCCGCATCGCCGGCATGCGCGAGGAGGCTGCTCAGCGCATCGTCGCTGCGCGCTCGCAGCAGCCATTCGCGAGTGTGGAGGACCTTGCCATGCGCGCGCAGCTCGATGCGCACGACCTCAGGTGCCTGTCGGGCGCCGATGCGCTGCTCGGCCTGGCCGGCCGCCGGCCCGACGCGGTATGGGCCGCAAAGGGTGTGGACACGCGGCCGACAAAGATGCTGCGGCAGGCGCGCACCTTCGAGGATCCCGTCGACTTCGCGGCCCCCGACGAGGGCTCCGAGATCGCCGACGACTACGGCTCCGTTGGGCTCAGCCTGCGCAAGCACCCGCTCGCCCTCATCAGGCCTAAGCTGGCCGCTTTGGGGATCAAGACGTCCGAGGAACTGCGCGTGAGGGCCAAAAACCGGCAGACAGTGCGCGCGAGCGGCCTCGTGACGCACCGGCAGCGCCCCAGCACGGCGAATGGCGTCGTCTTCGCCACCCTCGAAGACGAGACCGGCACGGTCAACATCATCGTGTGGCAGCAGGTCGCCGAGGAACAGCGCACGGTGCTGCTCGGCGCCAGGCTGCTCAGCGTTGAGGGCACCTGGCAAAGCGAGAAGGGCGTCCAGTCGCTCGTGGCCACGAAGCTGGTCGATCACACTCACCTGCTCGGCACACTGCGCACGTCCAGCCGCGACTTCCGTTGA